In the Microtus pennsylvanicus isolate mMicPen1 chromosome 6, mMicPen1.hap1, whole genome shotgun sequence genome, one interval contains:
- the Fcsk gene encoding L-fucose kinase: MEPSRGVDWTVIILTCQYKDSVQVFQRELEIRQKREQIPAGTLLLAVEDPQTRVGSGGATLNALLVAAEHLSARAGFTVVTSDVLHSAWILILHMGRDFPFDDCGRAFTCLPVENPQAPVEALVCNLDCLLEIMTHRLGPGSPPGVWVCSTDMLLSVPPNPGINWDGFRGTRVIAFPGSLTYALNHGVYLTDSQGFVLDIFYQGTKAELQRCVRPDGLVPLVSGVVFFSVETAEHLLATHVSPPLDACTYMGLDSGAQPVQLSLFFDILLCMAQNVTRENFLAGRPPEMGQGDTDVAGYLKGARAQLWRELRGQPLTMVYIPDGGYSYMTADASEFLHSLTMPGVAVAQIVHSQVEKPELLEASCSVVSCLLEGPVHLGPRSVLQHCHLRGPVHIGAGCFVSGLDTAHSEALHGLELHDLILQGHHVRLHGSLSRVFTLVGRLDSWERQGAGMYLNMSWNEFFKKTGIRDWDLWDPDTPPSDRGLLSARLFPVLHPMRALGPQDVLWMLYPQEDRGEALRAWRASWRLSWEQLQPCLDRAATLASRRDLFFCQALQKARHVLEARQDLCLRPLIRAAVGEGCSGPLLATLDKVAAEAEDPGVAARALACVADVLGCMAEGRGGLRSGPAANPEWIQPFSYLECGDLVRGVEALAQEREKWLSRPALLVRAARHYEGAEQILIRQAVMTAQHFVSTQPVALPAPGQWVVAECPARVDFSGGWSDTPPIAYELGGAVLGLAVRVDGRRPIGAKARRILEPELWLAAGPRQEEMTMKIVCRSLNDLQDYCQPHAPGALLKAAFICAGIVHVHSDIPLCEQLLHSFNGGFELHTWSELPHGSGLGTSSILAGAALAALQRAAGQAVGTEALIHAVLHLEQVLTTGGGWQDQVSGLMPGIKVGRSRAQLPLKVEVEEIIVPEGFVQKINDHLLLVYTGKTRLARNLLQDVLRNWYARVPAVVQNARRLVRQTEKCADAFRQGNLPLLGQYLTSYWEQKKLMAPGCEPLAVQRMMDVLAPHVYGQSLAGAGGGGFLYLLTKEPRQKEALEAVLAKAEGLGNYSVHLVEVDTQGLSLQLLGSDNHLCEAGPSEAGNT; this comes from the exons GGCCGAGACTTCCCCTTTGATGACTGTGGCAGGGCTTTCACTTGCCTCCCTGTGGAGAATCCGCAGGCACCCGTGGAGGCCTTGGTATGCAACCTGGACTGCCTGTTGGAGATCATGACCCACCGG CTGGGCCCAGGTTCCCCACCAGGCGTGTGGGTCTGCAGCACCGACATGCTTCTGTCCGTTCCTCCAAACCCCG GGATCAATTGGGATGGCTTCCGGGGAACCAGAGTGATCGCCTTTCCTGGGAGCCTGACCTACGCTCTCAACCACGGTGTCTACCTCACTGACTCGCAG ggCTTTGTTTTGGACATTTTCTACCAGGGCACCAAGGCGGAGCTACAGCGGTGTGTCAGGCCTGACGGGCTGGTACCCCTG GTCTCTGGGGTTGTCTTCTTCTCTGTGGAGACGGCTGAACACCTCCTGGCTACCCACGTGAGCCCACCTCTGGATGCCTGCACCTATATGGGCTTGGACTCTGGAGCCCAGCCTGTGCAG CTGTCTCTGTTTTTCGACATCCTGCTCTGCATGGCTCAAAATGTGACCAGGGAGAACTTCCTGGCTGGGCGGCCCCCAGAGATGGGGCAAGGTGACACAGACGTAGCAGGTTACCTGAAGGGAGCCCGAGCCCAGCTGTGGAGGGAACTTCGCGGTCAGCCCCTCACGATGG TGTATATCCCTGATGGGGGCTACAGCTATATGACTGCTGATGCCAGTGAGTTCCTGCACAGCCTCACAATGCCGGGGGTTGCTGTGGCCCAGATCGTCCACTCCCAGGTGGAG AAGCCAGAGCTGCTAGAGGCCTCCTGCTCTGTGGTCAGCTGTCTGCTGGAGGGTCCCGTCCACCTGGGGCCTCGGAGTGTCCTACAGCACTGCCACCTGAGG GGCCCCGTTCATATAGGCGCTGGCTGCTTTGTGAGTGGCCTGGATACCGCCCACTCTGAGGCACTGCATGGCCTGGAGCTCCATGACCTCATCCTGCAGGGACACCATGTGCGGCTGCATGGCTCCCTGAGCCGAGTCTTTACTCTTGTTGGccgtctggacagctgggaa aGACAGGGGGCAGGCATGTATCTCAACATGTCCTGGAATGAGTTCTTCAAGAAGACAGGCATCCG AGACTGGGACCTGTGGGACCCAGACACGCCCCCCTCAGATCGAGGCCTTCTCAGTGCTCGCCTCTTCCCTGTGCTCCACCCCATGAGGGCCCTGGGACCCCAGGACGTGCTGTGGATGCTGTATCCCCAGGAGGACAGAGGTGAAGCCCTGCGGGCCTGGCGAGCCTCTTGGCGCCTGTCCTGGGAGCAGCTGCAGCCTTGCCTGGACCGGGCTGCCACACTGGCCTCCCGTCGGGATCTGTTCTTCTGCCAGGCCTTGCAGAAGGCACGGCATGTGCTAGAGGCTCGGCAGGACCTCTGCCTGCGCCCACTGATCCGGGCTGCTGTTGGCGAAGGTTGCTCTGGACCCCTGCTGGCCACGCTGGACAAGG TCGCAGCTGAAGCAGAAGATCCTGGTGTGGCAGCCCGGGCTCTGGCTTGTGTGGCCGATGTCCTGGGCTGcatggcagagggcagaggaggttTGCGCAGTGGGCCGGCTGCCAACCCTGAGTGGATTCAGCCTTTCTCATACTTGGAATGTGGAGACCTGGTGAGGGGTGTGGAGGCACTTgcccaggaaagagaaaagtggcTGAGCAG GCCTGCCTTGCTGGTTCGAGCTGCCCGCCATTATGAGGGGGCTGAGCAGATCCTGATCCGCCAGGCTGTGATGACAGCCCAGCACTTTGTATCCACTCAGCCAGTGGCGCTGCCAGCTCCTGGGCAGTGGGTGGTGGCTGAGTGCCCTGCCCGTGTGGATTTCTCTG GTGGATGGAGTGATACACCACCCATTGCCTATGAGCTTGGCGGAGCAGTGTTGGGCCTGGCTGTGCGGGTGGATGGCCGCCGGCCCATTGGGGCCAAGGCTCGTCGTATCTTGGAACCTGAGCTGTGGCTGGCAGCGGGGCCTCGACAGGAAGAGATGACCATGAAGATAGTGTGCCGGAGCCTGAATGACCTGCAGGATTACTGCCAGCCTCACGCCCCAG GGGCCCTTCTGAAGGCAGCCTTTATCTGTGCTGGTATTGTGCATGTCCACTCAGACATCCCTCTGTGTGAACAGCTGTTACACTCCTTTAATGGTGGCTTTGAGCTGCACACCTGGTCAGAGCTGCCCCATGGCTCCGGTCTTG GCACTAGCAGCATCCTGGCAGGGGCTGCCCTGGCTGCTTTGCAGCGGGctgcaggccaggcagtgggcACAGAGGCCTTGATCCATGCAGTATTGCACCTGGAGCAGGTGCTCACCACAG GAGGTGGCTGGCAGGATCAAGTGAGTGGTCTAATGCCTGGCATCAAGGTGGGGCGCTCCAGGGCCCAACTGCCCCtaaaggtggaggtggaggaaatCATTGTGCCTGAGGGCTTTGTCCAGAAGATCAATGACCACCTGCTCCTGGTGTATACTGGCAAGACCCGCCTGGCACGGAATCTGCTGCAG GATGTGTTGAGGAACTGGTATGCTCGGGTGCCTGCTGTGGTACAGAACGCCCGCAGACTGGTGCGACAGACTGAGAAATGTGCCGACGCTTTCCGCCAAG GAAACTTGCCTCTGTTGGGCCAGTACCTGACCTCATATTGGGAACAGAAGAAGCTTATGGCCCCAGGCTGTGAGCCGCTGGCTGTGCAGCGAATGATGGATGTCCTGGCCCCTCATGTATATGGCCAAAGCCTGGCAGGGGCAGGCGGTGGGGGCTTTCTCTATCTGCTGACCAAGGAACCACGGCAGAAAGAGGCTCTGGAAGCTGTGCTGGCCAAAGCCGAG GGCCTCGGTAACTACAGTGTCCACCTGGTGGAAGTGGATACTCAGGGCCTGAGCCTGCAGTTGCTAGGAAGCGACAACCATCTTTGTGAGGCTGGGCCCTCTGAAGCAGGCAACACCTAG